Sequence from the Longibacter salinarum genome:
GAATCGGACCGTACGTGCACATCGTTCGTCGGCGCGTTTGATCAGGCAGCCACGCCGCGGCCGACGACGAGTTTGTTCGTTACGTCCGTGATTCCGGGCGAAGCCCAGACGGCCCGCTCGATGTCTTCACGGTCCGCCCATGAGCGTACCGTTCCGGTGAGCGTTACGGCCGAACCGGCGATCTCGATATCGATGCCCGCCGCTTCCTTGTCGACCCTGCGTTCGAGGGCGGTTCGAATGCGACCCCGAAGGTTTGCGGGCGTGGTTGCGGGTTTCACTGTCAGGTTGTTCTGAATCTCGCGTACGCCGCGAATGTATCGAACCGTTTCCTCCGCGCGGCGCCGTTGATAGTGCCAGTCGACCGACCCATCCAGAGTCACGCGACCGTCGTTGACACTGATCTGGACGTCCTGGTCGGACAACTGAACGTGGTCGTTGATGCGGCTGAGCGCGGCTTTTGCAATGTCTGTGTCGGTTCGCTTATGGGCGGAGACGAGCGTGACCTCGATTTCATTGGCGAGACCCTTCACCCCGGCGACGCTCAGAGCCGTTTTCTCCGCCTGGCGTTTCTCCGCAAGCGTAATGACGTGCCCCGTAAGCGTGACGACGCCGCTCGATACGGTCACCCCAATGTTGTTCGAGTCGATGCTGGGTTCCCAGTCGAGCGCATCGATCACGTGCTGTCGTAGTTCTTTGTCGCGCTTCTTGATCGCCATGGGTGCGTACGCTCTGAGAATTGAATGGTGGTCAACTGCGAAGTAAAGAGAGGTCGTGCGTAGACCTCTGGAGTGTGAAACTGCTCCTGACAGGCATCTGCAGCGTAGCACGATTTCATACCACGACACCCATCGTTCTGGGACAGAAGCGGTCAGGCAGGATCGGAATGTGAACGGGGGCATCGTTGCAGCACGACACCATCGGGATGCGGAAGGCCAACAGCGTGCTTGAGAGATGCAGATCTCCGTCTTCAAATGATTGAGGTCGTTCGTCGGAAAGCGATTGAACCTTAGTGTCAGGTCCGTTTGCGCCCGAGGGGACTTGACCGATCAGACGAATGGGGTCATGCGCATTCCTTGATAGCCTTTTCCGAAGAAACCGAGGTGTAGCGGCAGGATCGTGCAAACGCCTCATCTACACGAATAAGGTTGGGTCGCATCCATGATTGCATCCGCTCAGTCTTTTCCACTTCACGTGTTCGCGATGAACACGAGTCGCCGCCTCGGTGAAGAGGTGGCGAGGAGCCTCGGGTCGTCGCTCAGTCCACACGAAGAACGAGAGTTCGAAGCGGGCGAGCACAAGTCGCGGCCATTACGGAGCGTGCGGGGGGCGGACGTGTACGTGATCAGCAGCTTAGACGGAGAAAAGGGGGCGAGTGCAAACGACAAACTGCTCCGAATGCTTTTCTTTATCGGCGCGCTCAACGATGCCCGAGCGGCCCGCGTCACCGCGATCGTCCCGTATCTCTGCTATTCTCGAAAGGATCGCCGCACGAAGGTGCGAGACCCCGTCACGACCCGTTATGTTGCGCGTCTATTCGAAGCGGTGGGTACCGACGTGGTGCTGACGGTTGACGTGCATAACGTGTCGGCGTTTGAGAACGCGTTCTCTTGTCCGACGGAGCATATCACAGCGATTCCGACTCTCATCGAACGCATTCGGCAGCGCGGAATTTCGCTGCCGGTCACGGTCGTCTCTCCGGACGTGGGCGGGGCGAAGCGGGCCGAAGCGTGTCGGAAGCATCTCGCCGCACACCTCGGTGACGACGTGCCCCTCGCGTTTGTCGAAAAGGAACGAAGTGAAGGCATCGTTCGGGGCGGTTCGGTGGTCGGGCGCGTCCAGGGGCGAACGGTTGTGATTGTTGACGACCTGATCAGTTCGGGGACCACACTGGTTCAGGCGGCGCGAGCCTGTCGAGCACAGGGAGCAAACAGTGTGATCGCGGCTGTTACGCACGGGTTGTTCGCTCCCGAAGCCGGGGTAACCCTCGCGCATCCGAGCCTGGACGCGGTATACGTGACCAATTCGGTGTCGGCATCCCGGCTACCCACGGGCCACTGCCGGACGAAGGTCGTTCGTGTCGACATTTCGCGACTGCTCGCGGAGGTCATCCACCGGATGCACAACGACGACTCGCTGAGTCACATGACGGATGTGTACGTGCCGGAGCGCAAAGTGGTATCTGCCGAGTGAGCGTCGCGAGCATGTGCAGGCACCAGAGAGCGGGATCCATTGCTGGTTTGCACGCGCTACGGCTTGGCTCGCTCCATCTCTGCAACGGTCGTGAGGAGGTAGCGCTCTGCTTCGTTTCGCCAGTGTGCGGCGTCCACGTCGTCGCCGTCATCGAGATGCCAGATAGCTAGGCGTGCGCGCGTACACGCTTCCTGTGCCTGATAAAATGAGATCAGGGAGGGAGTCGGGTGGTCGCCGGTAATATCGGAATAGACATCGAACAATTCGGGGCCGACCCACTCGGCGCCCAGCTGCGTGCACTCCATCGACAAAAACGACAACTCGTCGGCAGGGTCTAGCAGTCGCAGACCGCGGTCGAACGCGATGCAGTCGATCACGAGTGGATACGGCTGCAAGTAGACGTGCTCCGGGCGGAGGTCGCCATGTCCATCAACAACCCGCGATGCGCGCGCCGAGAGGTCGCTTGCATGCCCGTCGATGTGGTTGCGTAACCGCTCGGTGGCGTCAGATATCAGAGAGGCGTTCAGGGCGTAGGCAGGCGTGCGAAGGACGTCTTCGTTGAAGTCGAGTCGGCTGTGAAAGCGTTCGATGTACGCCGATGGATTGAGGCCAACGGTAGGGGAGTCCCTGTAAAACCGGGAGAGTCGATCTGCCACCGCACGAATGTGGGATCGCGTGAGCGAATCCGCCTCGATGTGCGCATGAACGGATGCATGGCCCGG
This genomic interval carries:
- a CDS encoding BON domain-containing protein, yielding MAIKKRDKELRQHVIDALDWEPSIDSNNIGVTVSSGVVTLTGHVITLAEKRQAEKTALSVAGVKGLANEIEVTLVSAHKRTDTDIAKAALSRINDHVQLSDQDVQISVNDGRVTLDGSVDWHYQRRRAEETVRYIRGVREIQNNLTVKPATTPANLRGRIRTALERRVDKEAAGIDIEIAGSAVTLTGTVRSWADREDIERAVWASPGITDVTNKLVVGRGVAA
- a CDS encoding ribose-phosphate diphosphokinase — its product is MIASAQSFPLHVFAMNTSRRLGEEVARSLGSSLSPHEEREFEAGEHKSRPLRSVRGADVYVISSLDGEKGASANDKLLRMLFFIGALNDARAARVTAIVPYLCYSRKDRRTKVRDPVTTRYVARLFEAVGTDVVLTVDVHNVSAFENAFSCPTEHITAIPTLIERIRQRGISLPVTVVSPDVGGAKRAEACRKHLAAHLGDDVPLAFVEKERSEGIVRGGSVVGRVQGRTVVIVDDLISSGTTLVQAARACRAQGANSVIAAVTHGLFAPEAGVTLAHPSLDAVYVTNSVSASRLPTGHCRTKVVRVDISRLLAEVIHRMHNDDSLSHMTDVYVPERKVVSAE